CGCGTTTGGCCCGGTCCATCTCCTCTTTGGACGAATAGAACGGCGTCAGGCTGTCCACCCCGGCAAGTTCCACGCTCATGGAGGCCACCTCGGAAAACTCCATGCCAGCGTGACGGTTCCAGACGAATTCCTGGTCCCTGCCCATCAGTGTGTGGAACGAGTGCCCCCCTTCGTGCAGCAGGGTGTTCACATCGTCCTGCAGGCCGACGGCGTTTGTGAATATGAAAGGTATCCGCGCCTCCTCCAGCGATGCCTGATAGCCTCCCGGCGCCTTACCCTTGCGGCTGTCCAGGTCCATCGAAAAGCCGATGGAGCCGAACATTTCGCCAAGCCTCGGGTCCATGTTGTCAAACACCCGCTTCACGCCTCCGAAAAGCTCTTCGGTCTGCGCGAACGGTTTTAACGGAGGGCGGCCCAGCGGATCGCACGCCGTGTCCCATGGGCAAAGTTTATCAAGCCCCATCTCCTTTTTCCTGCGCTCCATGATCTTGCGCGCGAGCGGGACGGCGGTCTTTTCTATCGCGCCATGGAATGTGACGCAATCATGCGGCGTATAGTCCCTAAGCTTGGCCTTGAAACAATACTCCCGGTATGTGGGCAGGCCGAGGTTTGCGGCGAATTGCGCCCGGTGCTGGAGCATCTCGTCAAATATGTTTTCCAGCTTTTCCTTTTCGGCCAGCCGCCGCTCGGCCGTGGCGCAAAACGCCCTTTCCCGCAGCCCCCTGTCCTGCTCCCGCAAAAGCGCCCCCATCTGGGGCAACGTGCGCTCCTCCCCGTCGAAATTGACGGTCATCCCTCCGATAAGCTCCTGGTAGCTTTGCGAAAGCTCGGACAATTTCACCTGGATGGGTATGTTGCGCTCGTCGAAAAGCTCCACGGAAACGCGGATGCCCCTGTCCATCTGGCCGCACTCGGCCTTGTCCAGCGGGAACTGGTCCGCAAACTTGCCATAGCGCCGGTTGAGCTTGTCCTCCCACTCGGCCATTTTCGGCTCCAGCTCGCGCACACAGTAAAGGTACGCCTCTTTTTTCGCTGGGTCATCCGTGTGGCATGTCATGGCGATATAACGCCGGGTGACGAATTCGTCCGCGACGCTTTTAAGCTCCGAATAGCTGGAGAGCCATTGGCGGAACGATCCCTCGGAGGCCGCTTCGGCCGTGGAGAGCCTGGCGTAATACGGCTCCAGGTCGTCCCATGCGTGTATGGCCAGGGATCCGTCCACAAAACGCCTTGGGAAAGGAGCCAGCCAGGACGCCTGCCCGGCGGTTGTCTCAACGTTCATTTAAGTCCGATTTTCCCGTTTGCCTTAAACCCGCTCTTGACGCGTCAAATATAAAAGAATACCATTTTTTCCTTTTAGGCATGACAATTTAGTTGGGACGGAAATGATGGCTTCAATCAAAAGGGCTTTGATCAGCGTTTCGGACAAGAGCGGCCTTGAGGACCTTGCGCGCGGGCTCGCCAAATTCGGGGTGGAGATACTTTCCACCGGCGGCACTTTCAAGGCGATCTGCGCCACTGGCGCCAAAGCGCGCGAAGTGAGCGATTTCACAGGCTTCCCGGAGTGCCTTGACGGGCGCGTGAAAACCCTCCATCCCAAGATCCACGGCGGCCTCCTCGGCAGGCGAGACCTGGAGAGCCACAAAAAACAGATGGCCGACCTGGGCATCGAGCCTATAGACATGGTTGTCGTCAACCTGTACCCGTTCGAGAAGACCATCGCAAAGGAAGGCGTTTCTCTCGAAGAGACCATCGAGAACATAGACATCGGCGGGCCGGCAATGATCCGTTCGGCGGCGAAGAACTTTGACTCGGTGACGGTGGTGGTGGACCCGGCGGACTATCCGGCGATACTCGCGGAGATGGAGGCGAACAAAGGGGCGCTGACAAGGGAGACGCGCTTCAAACTGGCCACAAAGGCCTATGGCCACACCGCCTGGTATGACGGCAGGATAAACGCGCACCTTTCCAAAATCGCCGGGACGGACGAAAAGTTCCCGGAACGCAAGATCACCCTGCTGGAAAAGACGCTCCCCATGCGCTACGGCGAGAATCCGCACCAGAGCGCCGCGTTCTACCGCAACGTGACCGCCGCAAAAGGGGGATACGCCGACGCAATCCAGCGCCACGGCAAGGAGCTTTCGTTCAACAATATCGTGGACCTGGCGGCGGCCTACGAGCTGGCCTGCGAATTTTCCGAACCGGCCGTGGCGATAATAAAGCACAC
This is a stretch of genomic DNA from Nitrospinota bacterium. It encodes these proteins:
- a CDS encoding M3 family oligoendopeptidase, which encodes MNVETTAGQASWLAPFPRRFVDGSLAIHAWDDLEPYYARLSTAEAASEGSFRQWLSSYSELKSVADEFVTRRYIAMTCHTDDPAKKEAYLYCVRELEPKMAEWEDKLNRRYGKFADQFPLDKAECGQMDRGIRVSVELFDERNIPIQVKLSELSQSYQELIGGMTVNFDGEERTLPQMGALLREQDRGLRERAFCATAERRLAEKEKLENIFDEMLQHRAQFAANLGLPTYREYCFKAKLRDYTPHDCVTFHGAIEKTAVPLARKIMERRKKEMGLDKLCPWDTACDPLGRPPLKPFAQTEELFGGVKRVFDNMDPRLGEMFGSIGFSMDLDSRKGKAPGGYQASLEEARIPFIFTNAVGLQDDVNTLLHEGGHSFHTLMGRDQEFVWNRHAGMEFSEVASMSVELAGVDSLTPFYSSKEEMDRAKRERLEDIASLFPWVAQVDAFQQWIYTHPGHTPGERMKTWLELSERFSAGVDWSGAPKGAREYQWHRQLHIFELPFYYIEYAIAQLGALQIYKRFKEDKAAAVDGYLAALKLGGSRPPKDLFAAAGARFDFSEGLLGELMDFVRRELEL
- the purH gene encoding bifunctional phosphoribosylaminoimidazolecarboxamide formyltransferase/IMP cyclohydrolase produces the protein MASIKRALISVSDKSGLEDLARGLAKFGVEILSTGGTFKAICATGAKAREVSDFTGFPECLDGRVKTLHPKIHGGLLGRRDLESHKKQMADLGIEPIDMVVVNLYPFEKTIAKEGVSLEETIENIDIGGPAMIRSAAKNFDSVTVVVDPADYPAILAEMEANKGALTRETRFKLATKAYGHTAWYDGRINAHLSKIAGTDEKFPERKITLLEKTLPMRYGENPHQSAAFYRNVTAAKGGYADAIQRHGKELSFNNIVDLAAAYELACEFSEPAVAIIKHTNPCGVARNASLVQAYITARECDPVSAFGGVIAINRTVDKATADEIAKLFAEVVIAPGYEPEAMAALKEKKNVRLMEMPLLKPSEEVDYKFVRGGALIQDADSITYDDTMLKVVSKRQPTQAEMRALKFAWVVAKHVKSNAIIYADENSAIGVGAGQMSRVDSSQIAVSKAKRPVKDSVMASDAFFPFRDGIDAAGKAGITAVIQPGGSVRDDEVIGAADEYGMAMVFTGIRHFRH